A window of the Zootoca vivipara chromosome 14, rZooViv1.1, whole genome shotgun sequence genome harbors these coding sequences:
- the TPM1 gene encoding tropomyosin alpha-1 chain isoform X3, producing the protein MDAIKKKMQMLKLDKENALDRAEQAEADKKAAEDRSKQLEEDILQLEKQLRTSEDERDRVLEEQHKAEESLLAADEKATKAESDVASLNRRIQLVEEELDRAQERLATALQKLEEAEKAADESERGMKVIESRALKDEEKMEIQEIQLKEAKHIAEDADRKYEEVARKLVIIESDLERAEERAELSESKCAELEEELKTVTNNLRSLEAQAEKYSQKEDKYEEEIKVLTDKLKEAETRAEFAERSVTKLEKSIDDLEDELYAQKLKYKAISEELDHALNDMTSI; encoded by the exons ATGGATGCCATCAAGAAGAAGATGCAGATGCTCAAACTGGACAAGGAGAACGCCTTGGACCGGGCCGAGCAAGCAGAAGCCGACAAGAAGGCGGCTGAGGACAGGAGCAAGCAG TTGGAGGAGGACATTCTGCAGTTGGAAAAGCAACTGCGGACCTCTGAGGATGAGAGGGACCGGGTTCTGGAAGAGCAGCACAAAGCGGAAGAGAGCCTGCTGGCTGCGGATGAGAAGGCCACCAAG GCTGAGAGCGATGTGGCTTCTCTGAACAGGCGTATCCAACTGGTAGAGGAAGAGCTGGATCGTGCCCAGGAGCGCCTGGCAACAGCCTTGCAGAAACTGGAGGAGGCTGAGAAGGCGGCAGATGAGAGCGAAAG AGGAATGAAGGTCATTGAGAGCAGAGCCCTGAAGGATGAGGAGAAGATGGAGATCCAGGAGATCCAACTCAAGGAGGCCAAACACATTGCTGAGGACGCTGACCGCAAGTATGAAGAG GTGGCTCGTAAACTGGTGATCATTGAGAGCGACCTGGAGCGTGCGGAGGAGCGGGCTGAACTGTCAGAAAG CAAATGTGCTGAACTTGAAGAGGAGTTGAAAACTGTGACCAACAACCTGAGGTCGCTGGAAGCTCAGGCAGAAAAG TACTCGCAGAAGGAAGACAAGTATGAAGAGGAGATCAAGGTCCTTACTGACAAACTTAAAGAG GCTGAGACCCGAGCTGAGTTTGCAGAGAGGTCGGTAACTAAGCTGGAGAAGAGCATTGATGACTTAGAAG ATGAGTTGTATGCTCAGAAACTCAAGTACAAGGCCATCAGCGAGGAGCTGGATCACGCTCTCAACGACATGACTTCCAT ATAA
- the TPM1 gene encoding tropomyosin alpha-1 chain isoform X8 gives MDAIKKKMQMLKLDKENALDRAEQAEADKKAAEDRSKQLEEDILQLEKQLRTSEDERDRVLEEQHKAEESLLAADEKATKAESDVASLNRRIQLVEEELDRAQERLATALQKLEEAEKAADESERGMKVIESRALKDEEKMEIQEIQLKEAKHIAEDADRKYEEVARKLVIIESDLERAEERAELSESQARQLEEQLRIMDQTLKALMAAEEKYSQKEDKYEEEIKVLTDKLKEAETRAEFAERSVTKLEKSIDDLEEKVAHAKEENLNMHQMLDQTLLELNNM, from the exons ATGGATGCCATCAAGAAGAAGATGCAGATGCTCAAACTGGACAAGGAGAACGCCTTGGACCGGGCCGAGCAAGCAGAAGCCGACAAGAAGGCGGCTGAGGACAGGAGCAAGCAG TTGGAGGAGGACATTCTGCAGTTGGAAAAGCAACTGCGGACCTCTGAGGATGAGAGGGACCGGGTTCTGGAAGAGCAGCACAAAGCGGAAGAGAGCCTGCTGGCTGCGGATGAGAAGGCCACCAAG GCTGAGAGCGATGTGGCTTCTCTGAACAGGCGTATCCAACTGGTAGAGGAAGAGCTGGATCGTGCCCAGGAGCGCCTGGCAACAGCCTTGCAGAAACTGGAGGAGGCTGAGAAGGCGGCAGATGAGAGCGAAAG AGGAATGAAGGTCATTGAGAGCAGAGCCCTGAAGGATGAGGAGAAGATGGAGATCCAGGAGATCCAACTCAAGGAGGCCAAACACATTGCTGAGGACGCTGACCGCAAGTATGAAGAG GTGGCTCGTAAACTGGTGATCATTGAGAGCGACCTGGAGCGTGCGGAGGAGCGGGCTGAACTGTCAGAAAG CCAAGCCCGACAGCTGGAGGAACAGTTAAGGATAATGGATCAAACGTTGAAAGCATTAATGGCTGCTGAGGAGAAG TACTCGCAGAAGGAAGACAAGTATGAAGAGGAGATCAAGGTCCTTACTGACAAACTTAAAGAG GCTGAGACCCGAGCTGAGTTTGCAGAGAGGTCGGTAACTAAGCTGGAGAAGAGCATTGATGACTTAGAAG AGAAAGTGGCACATGCCAAAGAAGAGAACCTCAATATGCATCAAATGCTGGATCAAACTTTACTGGAGCTAAACAACATGTGA
- the TPM1 gene encoding tropomyosin alpha-1 chain isoform X17 gives MDAIKKKMQMLKLDKENALDRAEQAEADKKAAEDRSKQLEEDILQLEKQLRTSEDERDRVLEEQHKAEESLLAADEKATKAESDVASLNRRIQLVEEELDRAQERLATALQKLEEAEKAADESERGMKVIESRALKDEEKMEIQEIQLKEAKHIAEDADRKYEEVARKLVIIESDLERAEERAELSESQARQLEEQLRIMDQTLKALMAAEEKYSQKEDKYEEEIKVLTDKLKEAETRAEFAERSVTKLEKSIDDLEDQLYQQLEQNRRLTNELKLALNED, from the exons ATGGATGCCATCAAGAAGAAGATGCAGATGCTCAAACTGGACAAGGAGAACGCCTTGGACCGGGCCGAGCAAGCAGAAGCCGACAAGAAGGCGGCTGAGGACAGGAGCAAGCAG TTGGAGGAGGACATTCTGCAGTTGGAAAAGCAACTGCGGACCTCTGAGGATGAGAGGGACCGGGTTCTGGAAGAGCAGCACAAAGCGGAAGAGAGCCTGCTGGCTGCGGATGAGAAGGCCACCAAG GCTGAGAGCGATGTGGCTTCTCTGAACAGGCGTATCCAACTGGTAGAGGAAGAGCTGGATCGTGCCCAGGAGCGCCTGGCAACAGCCTTGCAGAAACTGGAGGAGGCTGAGAAGGCGGCAGATGAGAGCGAAAG AGGAATGAAGGTCATTGAGAGCAGAGCCCTGAAGGATGAGGAGAAGATGGAGATCCAGGAGATCCAACTCAAGGAGGCCAAACACATTGCTGAGGACGCTGACCGCAAGTATGAAGAG GTGGCTCGTAAACTGGTGATCATTGAGAGCGACCTGGAGCGTGCGGAGGAGCGGGCTGAACTGTCAGAAAG CCAAGCCCGACAGCTGGAGGAACAGTTAAGGATAATGGATCAAACGTTGAAAGCATTAATGGCTGCTGAGGAGAAG TACTCGCAGAAGGAAGACAAGTATGAAGAGGAGATCAAGGTCCTTACTGACAAACTTAAAGAG GCTGAGACCCGAGCTGAGTTTGCAGAGAGGTCGGTAACTAAGCTGGAGAAGAGCATTGATGACTTAGAAG ACCAGCTCTACCAGCAGCTTGAGCAAAACCGCCGTCTAACTAATGAACTAAAGTTGGCCCTGAACGAGGATTAA
- the TPM1 gene encoding tropomyosin alpha-1 chain isoform X2 codes for MDAIKKKMQMLKLDKENALDRAEQAEADKKAAEDRSKQLEDELVSLQKKLKSTEDELDKYSESLKDAQEKLEVAEKKAADAESDVASLNRRIQLVEEELDRAQERLATALQKLEEAEKAADESERGMKVIESRALKDEEKMEIQEIQLKEAKHIAEDADRKYEEVARKLVIIESDLERAEERAELSESKCAELEEELKTVTNNLRSLEAQAEKYSQKEDKYEEEIKVLTDKLKEAETRAEFAERSVTKLEKSIDDLEEKVAHAKEENLNMHQMLDQTLLELNNM; via the exons ATGGATGCCATCAAGAAGAAGATGCAGATGCTCAAACTGGACAAGGAGAACGCCTTGGACCGGGCCGAGCAAGCAGAAGCCGACAAGAAGGCGGCTGAGGACAGGAGCAAGCAG CTGGAGGATGAGCTGGTGTCTCTGCAAAAGAAGCTGAAGAGCACTGAAGATGAACTGGACAAATATTCTGAGTCCCTGAAAGATGCCCAGGAAAAGTTGGAGGTGGCAGAGAAAAAAGCTGCAGAT GCTGAGAGCGATGTGGCTTCTCTGAACAGGCGTATCCAACTGGTAGAGGAAGAGCTGGATCGTGCCCAGGAGCGCCTGGCAACAGCCTTGCAGAAACTGGAGGAGGCTGAGAAGGCGGCAGATGAGAGCGAAAG AGGAATGAAGGTCATTGAGAGCAGAGCCCTGAAGGATGAGGAGAAGATGGAGATCCAGGAGATCCAACTCAAGGAGGCCAAACACATTGCTGAGGACGCTGACCGCAAGTATGAAGAG GTGGCTCGTAAACTGGTGATCATTGAGAGCGACCTGGAGCGTGCGGAGGAGCGGGCTGAACTGTCAGAAAG CAAATGTGCTGAACTTGAAGAGGAGTTGAAAACTGTGACCAACAACCTGAGGTCGCTGGAAGCTCAGGCAGAAAAG TACTCGCAGAAGGAAGACAAGTATGAAGAGGAGATCAAGGTCCTTACTGACAAACTTAAAGAG GCTGAGACCCGAGCTGAGTTTGCAGAGAGGTCGGTAACTAAGCTGGAGAAGAGCATTGATGACTTAGAAG AGAAAGTGGCACATGCCAAAGAAGAGAACCTCAATATGCATCAAATGCTGGATCAAACTTTACTGGAGCTAAACAACATGTGA
- the TPM1 gene encoding tropomyosin alpha-1 chain isoform X6: MDAIKKKMQMLKLDKENALDRAEQAEADKKAAEDRSKQLEDELVSLQKKLKSTEDELDKYSESLKDAQEKLEVAEKKAADAESDVASLNRRIQLVEEELDRAQERLATALQKLEEAEKAADESERGMKVIESRALKDEEKMEIQEIQLKEAKHIAEDADRKYEEVARKLVIIESDLERAEERAELSESQARQLEEQLRIMDQTLKALMAAEEKYSQKEDKYEEEIKVLTDKLKEAETRAEFAERSVTKLEKSIDDLEEKVAHAKEENLNMHQMLDQTLLELNNM, from the exons ATGGATGCCATCAAGAAGAAGATGCAGATGCTCAAACTGGACAAGGAGAACGCCTTGGACCGGGCCGAGCAAGCAGAAGCCGACAAGAAGGCGGCTGAGGACAGGAGCAAGCAG CTGGAGGATGAGCTGGTGTCTCTGCAAAAGAAGCTGAAGAGCACTGAAGATGAACTGGACAAATATTCTGAGTCCCTGAAAGATGCCCAGGAAAAGTTGGAGGTGGCAGAGAAAAAAGCTGCAGAT GCTGAGAGCGATGTGGCTTCTCTGAACAGGCGTATCCAACTGGTAGAGGAAGAGCTGGATCGTGCCCAGGAGCGCCTGGCAACAGCCTTGCAGAAACTGGAGGAGGCTGAGAAGGCGGCAGATGAGAGCGAAAG AGGAATGAAGGTCATTGAGAGCAGAGCCCTGAAGGATGAGGAGAAGATGGAGATCCAGGAGATCCAACTCAAGGAGGCCAAACACATTGCTGAGGACGCTGACCGCAAGTATGAAGAG GTGGCTCGTAAACTGGTGATCATTGAGAGCGACCTGGAGCGTGCGGAGGAGCGGGCTGAACTGTCAGAAAG CCAAGCCCGACAGCTGGAGGAACAGTTAAGGATAATGGATCAAACGTTGAAAGCATTAATGGCTGCTGAGGAGAAG TACTCGCAGAAGGAAGACAAGTATGAAGAGGAGATCAAGGTCCTTACTGACAAACTTAAAGAG GCTGAGACCCGAGCTGAGTTTGCAGAGAGGTCGGTAACTAAGCTGGAGAAGAGCATTGATGACTTAGAAG AGAAAGTGGCACATGCCAAAGAAGAGAACCTCAATATGCATCAAATGCTGGATCAAACTTTACTGGAGCTAAACAACATGTGA
- the TPM1 gene encoding tropomyosin alpha-1 chain isoform X16, with translation MDAIKKKMQMLKLDKENALDRAEQAEADKKAAEDRSKQLEDELVSLQKKLKSTEDELDKYSESLKDAQEKLEVAEKKAADAESDVASLNRRIQLVEEELDRAQERLATALQKLEEAEKAADESERGMKVIESRALKDEEKMEIQEIQLKEAKHIAEDADRKYEEVARKLVIIESDLERAEERAELSESKCAELEEELKTVTNNLRSLEAQAEKYSQKEDKYEEEIKVLTDKLKEAETRAEFAERSVTKLEKSIDDLEDQLYQQLEQNRRLTNELKLALNED, from the exons ATGGATGCCATCAAGAAGAAGATGCAGATGCTCAAACTGGACAAGGAGAACGCCTTGGACCGGGCCGAGCAAGCAGAAGCCGACAAGAAGGCGGCTGAGGACAGGAGCAAGCAG CTGGAGGATGAGCTGGTGTCTCTGCAAAAGAAGCTGAAGAGCACTGAAGATGAACTGGACAAATATTCTGAGTCCCTGAAAGATGCCCAGGAAAAGTTGGAGGTGGCAGAGAAAAAAGCTGCAGAT GCTGAGAGCGATGTGGCTTCTCTGAACAGGCGTATCCAACTGGTAGAGGAAGAGCTGGATCGTGCCCAGGAGCGCCTGGCAACAGCCTTGCAGAAACTGGAGGAGGCTGAGAAGGCGGCAGATGAGAGCGAAAG AGGAATGAAGGTCATTGAGAGCAGAGCCCTGAAGGATGAGGAGAAGATGGAGATCCAGGAGATCCAACTCAAGGAGGCCAAACACATTGCTGAGGACGCTGACCGCAAGTATGAAGAG GTGGCTCGTAAACTGGTGATCATTGAGAGCGACCTGGAGCGTGCGGAGGAGCGGGCTGAACTGTCAGAAAG CAAATGTGCTGAACTTGAAGAGGAGTTGAAAACTGTGACCAACAACCTGAGGTCGCTGGAAGCTCAGGCAGAAAAG TACTCGCAGAAGGAAGACAAGTATGAAGAGGAGATCAAGGTCCTTACTGACAAACTTAAAGAG GCTGAGACCCGAGCTGAGTTTGCAGAGAGGTCGGTAACTAAGCTGGAGAAGAGCATTGATGACTTAGAAG ACCAGCTCTACCAGCAGCTTGAGCAAAACCGCCGTCTAACTAATGAACTAAAGTTGGCCCTGAACGAGGATTAA
- the TPM1 gene encoding tropomyosin alpha-1 chain isoform X25: MAAGLSSLEAVRRKIRSLQEQADGAEERAGRLQRELDEERAVREQAESDVASLNRRIQLVEEELDRAQERLATALQKLEEAEKAADESERGMKVIESRALKDEEKMEIQEIQLKEAKHIAEDADRKYEEVARKLVIIESDLERAEERAELSESQARQLEEQLRIMDQTLKALMAAEEKYSQKEDKYEEEIKVLTDKLKEAETRAEFAERSVTKLEKSIDDLEDKCLCFTPPKTPSSRWTTHLFQAAGCFSVHGPVLLAQFPFNLFLLALPLLAGRGVNSVSSSLLPLPCLFDCTETGQLSV, from the exons ATGGCGGCGGGGCTCAGCTCGCTGGAGGCCGTGCGTCGGAAGATCCGGAGCCTGCAAGAGCAGGCGGACGGCGCCGAGGAAAGGGCCGGCCGGCTCCAGCGGGAGCTCGACGAGGAGCGGGCGGTGCGCGAACAG GCTGAGAGCGATGTGGCTTCTCTGAACAGGCGTATCCAACTGGTAGAGGAAGAGCTGGATCGTGCCCAGGAGCGCCTGGCAACAGCCTTGCAGAAACTGGAGGAGGCTGAGAAGGCGGCAGATGAGAGCGAAAG AGGAATGAAGGTCATTGAGAGCAGAGCCCTGAAGGATGAGGAGAAGATGGAGATCCAGGAGATCCAACTCAAGGAGGCCAAACACATTGCTGAGGACGCTGACCGCAAGTATGAAGAG GTGGCTCGTAAACTGGTGATCATTGAGAGCGACCTGGAGCGTGCGGAGGAGCGGGCTGAACTGTCAGAAAG CCAAGCCCGACAGCTGGAGGAACAGTTAAGGATAATGGATCAAACGTTGAAAGCATTAATGGCTGCTGAGGAGAAG TACTCGCAGAAGGAAGACAAGTATGAAGAGGAGATCAAGGTCCTTACTGACAAACTTAAAGAG GCTGAGACCCGAGCTGAGTTTGCAGAGAGGTCGGTAACTAAGCTGGAGAAGAGCATTGATGACTTAGAAG ATAAATGTCTTTGCTTCACTCCTCCAAAGACACCTTCATCACGCTGGACAACCCATCTTTTCCAAGCTGCTGGCTGTTTCTCAGTTCATGGTCCTGTCCTTCTCGCCCAGTTTCCCTTTAACCTTTTCCTCCTAGCTCTCCCTTTGCTCGCAGGACGTGGGGTGAACtctgtctcttcctctctcctccctcttccgTGCCTTTTCGACTGTACAGAAACTGGCCAACTTtcagtgtaa
- the TPM1 gene encoding tropomyosin alpha-1 chain isoform X24, which yields MAAGLSSLEAVRRKIRSLQEQADGAEERAGRLQRELDEERAVREQAESDVASLNRRIQLVEEELDRAQERLATALQKLEEAEKAADESERGMKVIESRALKDEEKMEIQEIQLKEAKHIAEDADRKYEEVARKLVIIESDLERAEERAELSESKCAELEEELKTVTNNLRSLEAQAEKYSQKEDKYEEEIKVLTDKLKEAETRAEFAERSVTKLEKSIDDLEDKCLCFTPPKTPSSRWTTHLFQAAGCFSVHGPVLLAQFPFNLFLLALPLLAGRGVNSVSSSLLPLPCLFDCTETGQLSV from the exons ATGGCGGCGGGGCTCAGCTCGCTGGAGGCCGTGCGTCGGAAGATCCGGAGCCTGCAAGAGCAGGCGGACGGCGCCGAGGAAAGGGCCGGCCGGCTCCAGCGGGAGCTCGACGAGGAGCGGGCGGTGCGCGAACAG GCTGAGAGCGATGTGGCTTCTCTGAACAGGCGTATCCAACTGGTAGAGGAAGAGCTGGATCGTGCCCAGGAGCGCCTGGCAACAGCCTTGCAGAAACTGGAGGAGGCTGAGAAGGCGGCAGATGAGAGCGAAAG AGGAATGAAGGTCATTGAGAGCAGAGCCCTGAAGGATGAGGAGAAGATGGAGATCCAGGAGATCCAACTCAAGGAGGCCAAACACATTGCTGAGGACGCTGACCGCAAGTATGAAGAG GTGGCTCGTAAACTGGTGATCATTGAGAGCGACCTGGAGCGTGCGGAGGAGCGGGCTGAACTGTCAGAAAG CAAATGTGCTGAACTTGAAGAGGAGTTGAAAACTGTGACCAACAACCTGAGGTCGCTGGAAGCTCAGGCAGAAAAG TACTCGCAGAAGGAAGACAAGTATGAAGAGGAGATCAAGGTCCTTACTGACAAACTTAAAGAG GCTGAGACCCGAGCTGAGTTTGCAGAGAGGTCGGTAACTAAGCTGGAGAAGAGCATTGATGACTTAGAAG ATAAATGTCTTTGCTTCACTCCTCCAAAGACACCTTCATCACGCTGGACAACCCATCTTTTCCAAGCTGCTGGCTGTTTCTCAGTTCATGGTCCTGTCCTTCTCGCCCAGTTTCCCTTTAACCTTTTCCTCCTAGCTCTCCCTTTGCTCGCAGGACGTGGGGTGAACtctgtctcttcctctctcctccctcttccgTGCCTTTTCGACTGTACAGAAACTGGCCAACTTtcagtgtaa
- the TPM1 gene encoding tropomyosin alpha-1 chain isoform X9, with the protein MAAGLSSLEAVRRKIRSLQEQADGAEERAGRLQRELDEERAVREQAESDVASLNRRIQLVEEELDRAQERLATALQKLEEAEKAADESERGMKVIESRALKDEEKMEIQEIQLKEAKHIAEDADRKYEEVARKLVIIESDLERAEERAELSESKCAELEEELKTVTNNLRSLEAQAEKYSQKEDKYEEEIKVLTDKLKEAETRAEFAERSVTKLEKSIDDLEDELYAQKLKYKAISEELDHALNDMTSI; encoded by the exons ATGGCGGCGGGGCTCAGCTCGCTGGAGGCCGTGCGTCGGAAGATCCGGAGCCTGCAAGAGCAGGCGGACGGCGCCGAGGAAAGGGCCGGCCGGCTCCAGCGGGAGCTCGACGAGGAGCGGGCGGTGCGCGAACAG GCTGAGAGCGATGTGGCTTCTCTGAACAGGCGTATCCAACTGGTAGAGGAAGAGCTGGATCGTGCCCAGGAGCGCCTGGCAACAGCCTTGCAGAAACTGGAGGAGGCTGAGAAGGCGGCAGATGAGAGCGAAAG AGGAATGAAGGTCATTGAGAGCAGAGCCCTGAAGGATGAGGAGAAGATGGAGATCCAGGAGATCCAACTCAAGGAGGCCAAACACATTGCTGAGGACGCTGACCGCAAGTATGAAGAG GTGGCTCGTAAACTGGTGATCATTGAGAGCGACCTGGAGCGTGCGGAGGAGCGGGCTGAACTGTCAGAAAG CAAATGTGCTGAACTTGAAGAGGAGTTGAAAACTGTGACCAACAACCTGAGGTCGCTGGAAGCTCAGGCAGAAAAG TACTCGCAGAAGGAAGACAAGTATGAAGAGGAGATCAAGGTCCTTACTGACAAACTTAAAGAG GCTGAGACCCGAGCTGAGTTTGCAGAGAGGTCGGTAACTAAGCTGGAGAAGAGCATTGATGACTTAGAAG ATGAGTTGTATGCTCAGAAACTCAAGTACAAGGCCATCAGCGAGGAGCTGGATCACGCTCTCAACGACATGACTTCCAT ATAA
- the TPM1 gene encoding tropomyosin alpha-1 chain isoform X11, which yields MAAGLSSLEAVRRKIRSLQEQADGAEERAGRLQRELDEERAVREQAESDVASLNRRIQLVEEELDRAQERLATALQKLEEAEKAADESERGMKVIESRALKDEEKMEIQEIQLKEAKHIAEDADRKYEEVARKLVIIESDLERAEERAELSESQARQLEEQLRIMDQTLKALMAAEEKYSQKEDKYEEEIKVLTDKLKEAETRAEFAERSVTKLEKSIDDLEDELYAQKLKYKAISEELDHALNDMTSI from the exons ATGGCGGCGGGGCTCAGCTCGCTGGAGGCCGTGCGTCGGAAGATCCGGAGCCTGCAAGAGCAGGCGGACGGCGCCGAGGAAAGGGCCGGCCGGCTCCAGCGGGAGCTCGACGAGGAGCGGGCGGTGCGCGAACAG GCTGAGAGCGATGTGGCTTCTCTGAACAGGCGTATCCAACTGGTAGAGGAAGAGCTGGATCGTGCCCAGGAGCGCCTGGCAACAGCCTTGCAGAAACTGGAGGAGGCTGAGAAGGCGGCAGATGAGAGCGAAAG AGGAATGAAGGTCATTGAGAGCAGAGCCCTGAAGGATGAGGAGAAGATGGAGATCCAGGAGATCCAACTCAAGGAGGCCAAACACATTGCTGAGGACGCTGACCGCAAGTATGAAGAG GTGGCTCGTAAACTGGTGATCATTGAGAGCGACCTGGAGCGTGCGGAGGAGCGGGCTGAACTGTCAGAAAG CCAAGCCCGACAGCTGGAGGAACAGTTAAGGATAATGGATCAAACGTTGAAAGCATTAATGGCTGCTGAGGAGAAG TACTCGCAGAAGGAAGACAAGTATGAAGAGGAGATCAAGGTCCTTACTGACAAACTTAAAGAG GCTGAGACCCGAGCTGAGTTTGCAGAGAGGTCGGTAACTAAGCTGGAGAAGAGCATTGATGACTTAGAAG ATGAGTTGTATGCTCAGAAACTCAAGTACAAGGCCATCAGCGAGGAGCTGGATCACGCTCTCAACGACATGACTTCCAT ATAA
- the TPM1 gene encoding tropomyosin alpha-1 chain isoform X22 — MAAGLSSLEAVRRKIRSLQEQADGAEERAGRLQRELDEERAVREQAESDVASLNRRIQLVEEELDRAQERLATALQKLEEAEKAADESERGMKVIESRALKDEEKMEIQEIQLKEAKHIAEDADRKYEEVARKLVIIESDLERAEERAELSESKCAELEEELKTVTNNLRSLEAQAEKYSQKEDKYEEEIKVLTDKLKEAETRAEFAERSVTKLEKSIDDLEDQLYQQLEQNRRLTNELKLALNED; from the exons ATGGCGGCGGGGCTCAGCTCGCTGGAGGCCGTGCGTCGGAAGATCCGGAGCCTGCAAGAGCAGGCGGACGGCGCCGAGGAAAGGGCCGGCCGGCTCCAGCGGGAGCTCGACGAGGAGCGGGCGGTGCGCGAACAG GCTGAGAGCGATGTGGCTTCTCTGAACAGGCGTATCCAACTGGTAGAGGAAGAGCTGGATCGTGCCCAGGAGCGCCTGGCAACAGCCTTGCAGAAACTGGAGGAGGCTGAGAAGGCGGCAGATGAGAGCGAAAG AGGAATGAAGGTCATTGAGAGCAGAGCCCTGAAGGATGAGGAGAAGATGGAGATCCAGGAGATCCAACTCAAGGAGGCCAAACACATTGCTGAGGACGCTGACCGCAAGTATGAAGAG GTGGCTCGTAAACTGGTGATCATTGAGAGCGACCTGGAGCGTGCGGAGGAGCGGGCTGAACTGTCAGAAAG CAAATGTGCTGAACTTGAAGAGGAGTTGAAAACTGTGACCAACAACCTGAGGTCGCTGGAAGCTCAGGCAGAAAAG TACTCGCAGAAGGAAGACAAGTATGAAGAGGAGATCAAGGTCCTTACTGACAAACTTAAAGAG GCTGAGACCCGAGCTGAGTTTGCAGAGAGGTCGGTAACTAAGCTGGAGAAGAGCATTGATGACTTAGAAG ACCAGCTCTACCAGCAGCTTGAGCAAAACCGCCGTCTAACTAATGAACTAAAGTTGGCCCTGAACGAGGATTAA
- the TPM1 gene encoding tropomyosin alpha-1 chain isoform X10 yields MAAGLSSLEAVRRKIRSLQEQADGAEERAGRLQRELDEERAVREQAESDVASLNRRIQLVEEELDRAQERLATALQKLEEAEKAADESERGMKVIESRALKDEEKMEIQEIQLKEAKHIAEDADRKYEEVARKLVIIESDLERAEERAELSESKCAELEEELKTVTNNLRSLEAQAEKYSQKEDKYEEEIKVLTDKLKEAETRAEFAERSVTKLEKSIDDLEEKVAHAKEENLNMHQMLDQTLLELNNM; encoded by the exons ATGGCGGCGGGGCTCAGCTCGCTGGAGGCCGTGCGTCGGAAGATCCGGAGCCTGCAAGAGCAGGCGGACGGCGCCGAGGAAAGGGCCGGCCGGCTCCAGCGGGAGCTCGACGAGGAGCGGGCGGTGCGCGAACAG GCTGAGAGCGATGTGGCTTCTCTGAACAGGCGTATCCAACTGGTAGAGGAAGAGCTGGATCGTGCCCAGGAGCGCCTGGCAACAGCCTTGCAGAAACTGGAGGAGGCTGAGAAGGCGGCAGATGAGAGCGAAAG AGGAATGAAGGTCATTGAGAGCAGAGCCCTGAAGGATGAGGAGAAGATGGAGATCCAGGAGATCCAACTCAAGGAGGCCAAACACATTGCTGAGGACGCTGACCGCAAGTATGAAGAG GTGGCTCGTAAACTGGTGATCATTGAGAGCGACCTGGAGCGTGCGGAGGAGCGGGCTGAACTGTCAGAAAG CAAATGTGCTGAACTTGAAGAGGAGTTGAAAACTGTGACCAACAACCTGAGGTCGCTGGAAGCTCAGGCAGAAAAG TACTCGCAGAAGGAAGACAAGTATGAAGAGGAGATCAAGGTCCTTACTGACAAACTTAAAGAG GCTGAGACCCGAGCTGAGTTTGCAGAGAGGTCGGTAACTAAGCTGGAGAAGAGCATTGATGACTTAGAAG AGAAAGTGGCACATGCCAAAGAAGAGAACCTCAATATGCATCAAATGCTGGATCAAACTTTACTGGAGCTAAACAACATGTGA